DNA from Tripterygium wilfordii isolate XIE 37 chromosome 15, ASM1340144v1, whole genome shotgun sequence:
AAATTCTAATAATGCATGAACAATTTTTAAATGATTGTGTTGTATGTTCCAAAGAAAAATAGTTGCTTGAAACTAATATTAATCATTTGTAATATGACGTTTATGATAACTCGTAGAGAACAATATAAAgatgtaacttttttttttttcaagaataaaGATGTAATGTTTTATTGCTTGAAACTATTATTAGTGATTATTTTTTAGTCATATAAATaactccaatttttttttggggaccGCTACCCTTAGTCTCCCATTGTTTAGTTGTGTCCTCAGTGAATTTAAATCCTGGATTCGTCCGCTACTAATAAAAAAGTAGGCTTTGAGATTTCCCTTAATGGATTTCCCCTTCAAATTGGAATACTTGCAATTAAACCAATGTTCTTGTTCTATAAATGGTTTAGTCAGTAGGGCGCACACTACAGTTCCAGGAAGTCCATCCGATACGATGATTGACATTATCATATATCActaacttgtcttgcattgaaaCCGCTGAAAACAAACACGGAAGATCAatacaattaatgaaaaaaaattaaatccaggtttaagaacaataaattaactaaaaataataatttatttcctTTATAAAATTAATGTTCTTGTGTTTTAATTATTATCTCTTACCTCCTATCACATTCGTATTTTCTAGTCCTATTATGCTACCGTCCGCAATTCCCAAGCATACTCTTCCTTTCATCTGCAACAAAGACCTAATAGAATGTAAATAATGACATGTTTGGTAAGGCGTTGGATTCAGCGGTTCCGCTGTGCAGGCCACCGGTGTCCAACACCATACCAAACAACTCAGCGGCACTAGCCAAACCCTGgctattattaaaattaattaatggcTTCCGGAAATATCACTTACTTTGACAACTAATATAAGGTAATCTTGGAAAGATAAATTCAGCTCAACATCCATTACATTcgtgaaattcaaaatcaacTTGTTGAAGTAgttcttaattttcttgaacGATCGAATAGATTTGTTTCGATCACGCTTCCAACATACCGAAAGATCACCCTCAGGGTTTGCAGGAATCATTGGCGTTCCTTCTAGATTACCATTAATCTAGAAgatgaagaatatatatatatatatatatatatataagaacatGAGTTCATGAATATATATTACAATTTTAAAGGAATTATACTTTGTCTCACCTGAGAAAGTGTGGTTTTGTAGGTAGTTTTGTTTAAGAAGGAAAAGGTTGAACCACTATCAAAATTGAATTGCAGATCTGTTACTTGAGTTGTACTTTTATCAAACAAGAGATTCACTGGTCCTGATGAGTATGTCCTGCCAATTTTGAAGATATAGATAAATCGTGGAATGTAGATGATAGAGAGAGTTTAATGAGATCGGATCGGTGATATATCTTACTCTGAGAGAGTGTTTGTGATTGGCGTCCAGGAAATTCCCGAAGGTGGTACAAGATCATCTCCTAAGAATAAAAACCCACCTCTTTTTCCAGTACTTAAGCAATGGCCAACCACTGGTTGTATTACACCCTGCAAATGCATTTGTGACAAGAAGCCAACTCGACCCCTATTTAAACCAAGGATTCCAGCTCCTTTGAAAACACCCGTCTGGTTATATCCACACCTACGCATCATCAGACTGAGtatactacaaaaaaaaaaaaaaaaatcaatggatatatatttaatataccCACCCGAAAACCAAAGGAGATTCAATGACGGAGCCATCTACAAGTTGCAGTGGAAATTGGTCTTTGACCAAATAACCATGAGTTGAACTTCGATCACCGTAACGAATAACATAGTCGCATCGATCCGTTGGTTCTTCACAATTGGGTTCATCTCCTTGGAGAAGAGCGCATATTGGATCCCCACATGGCACGACACTACCTTCCGGTGGCGTGTAAAGACGGTCCGGAGGCTTTAGTATACACAAGTAGCAGGTAGTGCTAGGTGAGGAAATTGTAAGTACAACTAATGAAGAAAAC
Protein-coding regions in this window:
- the LOC119979881 gene encoding aspartyl protease APCB1-like; amino-acid sequence: MSEGEVWLEGSYGITAAATHPGESLGRHVDGLPVNRGYGAILVIVDRLSKSAHFISLRHPFTGNKLKGSSSYHPQTDGQTKVVSKTLEYYLRCYCHEEQTMWKEFIFGAEYWAYFTNIKIGNPPKSFELNVDTGSALTWVQCDGPCLSCTLPPDRLYTPPEGSVVPCGDPICALLQGDEPNCEEPTDRCDYVIRYGDRSSTHGYLVKDQFPLQLVDGSVIESPLVFGCGYNQTGVFKGAGILGLNRGRVGFLSQMHLQGVIQPVVGHCLSTGKRGGFLFLGDDLVPPSGISWTPITNTLSETYSSGPVNLLFDKSTTQVTDLQFNFDSGSTFSFLNKTTYKTTLSQMKGRVCLGIADGSIIGLENTNVIGAVSMQDKLVIYDNVNHRIGWTSWNCSVRPTD